One Acidobacteriaceae bacterium genomic region harbors:
- a CDS encoding 3-hydroxyacyl-CoA dehydrogenase NAD-binding domain-containing protein, which produces MASLVRSPAGESGFREGIRTSPRRHDIRRVGVLGAGTMGARIAAHIANAGIPVLLLDLAAAPPNRNAVAMQALDGLKKAKPAAFADALAASLITVGNFDDDLEKLRECDWIVEAVAENLEIKRDLLAKVTAHIRPDTILTTNTSGLPVSKIAEALPDGLRSRWLGTHFFNPPRYMRLLEVIPTADTDPDVVEAISNFADLKLGKTIVRANDTPNFIANRIGVFAMLNTFRVMKAQRLSIEEIDLLTGPVIGWPKTGTFRLADMVGIDVIYNVARNFAAAGGDERSDLGLPPEIAELVKRKWLGDKTQQGFYKKVREKDGSETRLVFNAEVMDYRAAARVSFPLLEMLKSNESPAERIRALMSGNEKDKAAAFYRAMLPELWIYAAHRIGEVSRTLLEIDRAMKAGFNWELGPFEMWDAAGVPETVEIMRGSGLSIPSAVERLLATDGRSWYRDGGSEFFDPQSGVYQRVEQRPELLSVSHFEKSNGRLAGNAGVSLIDVGDGVGCFEFHSKMNTIGRDIVTFLTRELRDGSTAMASFDAFVVTSDAANFSAGANLMQLLLAIQDEEWDEIDSMVRSFQGMTRAIKFCSRPVIVAPFGLCLGGGTEISLHGAGRQAHLELYTGLIETSVGLVPAGGGCKEMLLRAIAVADQIKSNGRVDSVELHGTIKTAFETIAMAKMSASAFEARSLHLLDVADGISMNRDRLLFDAKTKALEMIRTGYSAPVPKKDIAAPGGSVLATLKLGVYLMREGEFITEHDVKVANHVARILAAGEVSAGTQVTEDYLLDLEREAFLSLCGEPKTAERIGYTLKTGKPLRN; this is translated from the coding sequence ATGGCATCGCTGGTCCGTTCGCCGGCCGGTGAATCGGGTTTTCGCGAGGGGATCCGGACAAGCCCGCGCCGGCATGACATACGCCGGGTAGGTGTCCTCGGAGCAGGCACCATGGGCGCCCGGATTGCGGCGCACATTGCTAATGCAGGGATACCCGTCTTGCTGCTCGATCTGGCTGCCGCGCCACCGAACCGCAATGCAGTTGCGATGCAAGCGCTGGACGGGTTGAAGAAGGCGAAGCCCGCTGCCTTTGCAGATGCACTCGCTGCCAGTTTGATAACAGTCGGCAACTTCGACGACGATTTGGAGAAATTGCGTGAATGCGATTGGATAGTTGAAGCAGTTGCGGAGAATCTCGAGATCAAGCGCGACCTGTTGGCTAAGGTGACAGCGCATATAAGGCCCGACACAATCCTGACAACAAATACGAGCGGGCTTCCGGTTTCAAAGATCGCAGAAGCGCTTCCTGATGGCCTGCGAAGCCGCTGGCTTGGGACTCACTTCTTCAACCCTCCGCGCTATATGCGCCTGTTGGAGGTAATCCCCACTGCCGACACAGATCCAGACGTTGTTGAAGCGATTTCAAACTTCGCAGATCTGAAGTTGGGTAAGACAATTGTCCGCGCGAACGACACGCCCAACTTTATTGCAAATCGAATTGGCGTGTTTGCGATGCTGAACACATTTCGTGTGATGAAGGCGCAAAGACTAAGCATTGAAGAAATTGATTTGTTGACAGGTCCGGTGATCGGATGGCCGAAGACCGGTACATTCCGTCTGGCGGACATGGTCGGTATCGATGTCATCTACAACGTAGCAAGAAATTTTGCGGCTGCTGGCGGAGATGAACGCTCAGATTTGGGTTTGCCGCCTGAAATCGCCGAGTTGGTGAAGCGCAAGTGGCTAGGAGACAAAACACAGCAGGGGTTCTATAAGAAAGTCCGTGAGAAAGACGGTAGCGAAACGCGTCTTGTGTTCAACGCTGAAGTTATGGATTACAGGGCCGCAGCTCGCGTTTCATTTCCGCTGCTGGAGATGCTTAAGTCGAACGAAAGTCCAGCAGAACGTATTCGCGCGTTGATGAGTGGGAATGAGAAGGACAAGGCAGCCGCCTTCTACCGCGCTATGTTGCCGGAGCTTTGGATTTATGCCGCGCATCGTATCGGCGAAGTCTCACGCACATTGCTCGAGATCGATCGAGCGATGAAGGCGGGCTTCAATTGGGAGCTTGGACCATTCGAGATGTGGGATGCGGCAGGTGTACCGGAGACGGTTGAGATAATGCGTGGTTCCGGACTCTCGATTCCTTCGGCGGTCGAGAGACTGCTCGCGACGGATGGAAGGTCATGGTATCGCGACGGTGGGAGTGAGTTCTTCGACCCTCAGAGTGGGGTCTATCAGAGGGTCGAGCAGAGGCCCGAGCTTCTGTCTGTGTCGCATTTCGAGAAGTCGAACGGCCGGCTAGCCGGAAATGCTGGGGTTTCATTGATCGATGTCGGTGATGGTGTCGGTTGTTTCGAGTTCCACTCGAAGATGAACACGATTGGACGAGACATCGTCACATTCCTAACCCGCGAACTTCGCGATGGAAGTACAGCGATGGCGAGCTTTGATGCGTTCGTCGTCACGAGCGATGCAGCGAACTTTTCCGCTGGCGCCAATCTCATGCAATTGCTCCTGGCTATTCAGGACGAAGAGTGGGATGAGATTGATTCGATGGTCCGGAGCTTCCAGGGAATGACCAGAGCGATTAAGTTCTGTTCGCGGCCGGTCATTGTGGCGCCCTTTGGTCTTTGTCTTGGCGGAGGCACCGAGATTTCTCTCCACGGCGCTGGCCGCCAGGCTCATCTCGAGTTGTATACCGGCCTCATTGAGACGAGCGTGGGATTGGTTCCCGCGGGCGGAGGCTGCAAGGAGATGTTGCTCCGGGCAATTGCTGTGGCTGATCAGATCAAAAGCAATGGTCGCGTGGACTCCGTGGAACTGCACGGAACGATCAAAACCGCTTTCGAAACAATCGCAATGGCGAAAATGTCAGCCTCCGCGTTTGAGGCGCGTTCCTTGCACCTGCTTGACGTTGCCGATGGCATTTCGATGAACCGCGACCGGCTTTTGTTCGACGCAAAGACGAAGGCGTTGGAAATGATTCGGACTGGATATTCGGCGCCGGTGCCGAAAAAAGATATTGCAGCACCTGGCGGTTCGGTACTAGCCACACTAAAGCTGGGAGTCTACCTAATGCGCGAGGGTGAGTTCATCACTGAGCATGACGTGAAGGTCGCGAATCACGTCGCAAGAATACTCGCAGCGGGCGAAGTGAGTGCCGGGACACAGGTCACGGAAGATTACTTGTTGGATCTTGAGCGCGAAGCGTTCCTGTCGCTTTGTGGGGAGCCAAAAACTGCGGAGCGCATCGGTTACACGCTCAAGACTGGCAAGCCGCTGCGGAATTGA
- a CDS encoding acetyl-CoA C-acyltransferase, protein MREAVIVSVVRTAVGKAPKGTLRNTRPDDLGAIVVRGALARVPALDPKEIDDVIIGCAMPEGEQGMNIARVISFRAGLPNEPAAMTINRYCASGLQSIALAAERIRGGAADAIVAGGAESMSYVPMGGNKVSANPWLVENHPGSYMSMGLTAERVAKHYGITREDSDQFAYESHRKAVSAIKAGAFRDEIIPVPVTTTALNESGEPIEKSNDFMVDEGPRLDTSIEALAKLRPAFHANGIVTAGNSSQMSDGAAAAVVMSEDRAKALCLSPLARFVAFAYAGCAPEEMGIGPVYAIPKALKMAGLSLDDIDLIELNEAFAAQSLAVIKTLSLDRRKININGGAIALGHPLGCTGAKLTATLLGELKRRKGRYGMVTMCVGGGMGAAGIFENLQN, encoded by the coding sequence ATGAGGGAAGCAGTTATTGTCAGTGTTGTCAGAACCGCGGTCGGGAAAGCGCCAAAGGGAACTCTCAGAAATACCCGTCCGGATGATCTGGGGGCGATCGTCGTTAGAGGTGCACTCGCACGTGTGCCGGCGCTCGACCCGAAGGAAATTGACGATGTGATTATCGGTTGCGCGATGCCAGAAGGTGAGCAGGGAATGAATATCGCGCGTGTCATCTCTTTTCGTGCTGGACTTCCTAACGAACCGGCGGCGATGACGATCAATCGCTACTGTGCATCCGGACTGCAATCGATCGCGCTCGCGGCCGAGAGAATTCGCGGCGGCGCCGCTGACGCGATCGTAGCGGGGGGTGCTGAATCGATGTCGTACGTTCCCATGGGGGGAAATAAAGTTTCTGCGAATCCATGGCTGGTTGAGAACCATCCTGGCTCGTACATGTCGATGGGTCTTACGGCGGAACGTGTAGCAAAACATTACGGGATTACACGTGAGGACTCGGACCAGTTTGCCTACGAAAGCCATCGCAAGGCTGTTTCGGCTATCAAAGCCGGAGCTTTTCGAGACGAGATTATTCCGGTGCCCGTCACTACCACGGCCCTGAACGAGAGTGGCGAACCAATCGAGAAAAGCAATGACTTCATGGTTGATGAAGGTCCCCGATTGGATACGTCGATTGAAGCGCTCGCAAAGCTTCGTCCAGCGTTTCATGCGAACGGCATCGTGACGGCAGGGAATAGCTCGCAGATGTCCGACGGCGCTGCGGCGGCAGTTGTCATGTCGGAGGATCGTGCCAAGGCACTGTGTTTATCGCCTCTGGCCCGCTTTGTAGCGTTCGCTTATGCCGGCTGTGCACCTGAAGAGATGGGCATAGGCCCTGTTTATGCCATTCCGAAGGCATTGAAAATGGCGGGTCTCAGCTTGGATGACATCGATTTGATCGAGCTCAATGAAGCCTTTGCCGCCCAGTCGCTGGCAGTCATCAAGACCCTTTCCCTCGATAGAAGAAAAATCAACATCAATGGTGGAGCGATCGCGCTCGGCCATCCACTGGGATGCACAGGCGCGAAGCTAACGGCTACCCTGCTTGGTGAGTTGAAGCGGCGCAAGGGCCGCTACGGCATGGTGACCATGTGTGTGGGCGGAGGAATGGGAGCAGCGGGCATATTCGAGAATCTGCAGAACTAG